In Thalassotalea sp. Sam97, a single window of DNA contains:
- a CDS encoding type IV pilin protein: MNNQAHNNHHDLVTAQADGVNSADTDNANQVASGFSLLELLIVMAIIGILASIALPSYEQQIQHARRQQVQQYLLMLATAQQKQFSLTGEFTENALDLVSDDADISQHYQVDTIIINASNALPIRARMRATAKGSQAKDQLCTTIIIDTLGNKTSLNSSGVATEHCW; this comes from the coding sequence ATGAATAACCAAGCTCATAATAATCACCACGATTTGGTTACTGCTCAAGCTGATGGTGTAAATTCAGCAGATACTGACAATGCCAATCAAGTGGCATCAGGCTTTAGCTTACTTGAGTTGCTGATTGTCATGGCTATCATCGGCATTTTGGCAAGCATCGCCTTGCCAAGTTATGAGCAACAAATACAACACGCGAGGCGTCAGCAAGTTCAACAATATCTACTTATGCTGGCAACAGCCCAACAAAAGCAATTTAGCCTCACGGGTGAATTCACCGAAAACGCTTTGGATCTTGTTAGTGATGACGCTGACATCAGCCAACATTATCAGGTTGACACGATAATTATCAACGCGAGCAATGCATTACCGATCCGGGCGCGAATGCGTGCTACCGCCAAAGGCAGTCAAGCCAAAGATCAGCTATGCACAACCATAATCATTGATACCCTAGGTAATAAAACCAGCCTAAATTCATCGGGGGTAGCGACTGAGCATTGCTGGTAG
- a CDS encoding PilW family protein, translating into MNNRQQGYSIVELMIALTIGLMLLSSALAYLIDSLKTHKQIQQQSQLNENSQLAMALLINDIANSRFWLAASEYHQSTGSIDLAALTTGLCDESTIDWAADLNSAFSVSSNAENLQCIKNDDYLQGDIIHVRYTQPWQASFVNKRLYSRILATQIKLFNGDQQATNQLNNSLVEQLVAHSFFIAQSNDKCQQRDIPALYWQRSANGLPSKEELIQGVEDIKIIIAVDSNNDGNIDGYRQQFNDIDWRQVKLVEVHMITRTLCPYFSQPTKQQFHFAGQEITINDRYLRKYTLNNVLL; encoded by the coding sequence ATGAATAATCGACAACAGGGCTATTCCATTGTCGAGTTAATGATAGCCCTTACCATCGGCTTGATGTTACTGTCCTCGGCTCTCGCCTACTTAATTGATAGCCTCAAAACTCATAAGCAAATACAACAACAAAGCCAGCTTAATGAAAATAGCCAATTAGCGATGGCATTACTCATCAATGACATTGCCAACAGTCGCTTTTGGCTGGCCGCAAGTGAATATCATCAAAGTACCGGTAGCATCGATTTAGCAGCATTAACAACAGGTTTATGTGATGAATCGACCATCGATTGGGCGGCAGATCTGAATAGCGCATTTTCAGTTTCCAGCAACGCGGAAAATCTACAGTGCATAAAAAATGATGATTACCTACAAGGCGATATTATCCACGTGAGATATACTCAGCCATGGCAAGCTAGCTTTGTTAATAAACGACTCTACAGCAGAATATTAGCGACACAAATAAAACTATTTAACGGTGATCAGCAAGCAACCAATCAACTCAACAATAGCTTAGTTGAACAGCTTGTCGCCCATAGTTTTTTTATTGCACAAAGTAACGACAAATGCCAACAACGGGACATTCCGGCGTTGTATTGGCAACGTTCTGCTAATGGTTTGCCGAGCAAAGAAGAGCTCATTCAAGGGGTCGAAGATATCAAAATCATTATTGCTGTCGACAGCAATAATGACGGTAATATTGACGGCTATAGACAGCAATTTAATGATATCGATTGGCGCCAAGTTAAACTCGTCGAAGTGCATATGATAACGCGCACACTATGCCCCTATTTTAGCCAACCTACCAAGCAACAATTTCACTTTGCAGGGCAAGAGATCACCATTAACGATCGCTATTTACGCAAGTATACGCTGAACAACGTGTTGCTCTAA
- a CDS encoding PilW family protein → MNIKGYSLLELMIAMVVSLFLLTGLISVFTNVRATTAETTAAGMLQENGRFAVSVLSNELLRAGFLGESTTIQQTQQFTQIPVAINANKDCIGDGVNNASFPNTDGQFRMLWGATATTISPINCISDAKIGSDILQIKRVLAQPIDEADIQATEYYIKANLGTGAMFKGSSPVPNLDDATIWQYQHHVYYIKDETLSGQVIPVLMHGRLDNDEMVFEPMIDGIENIHFMYGVDTDGDDVVNVFLSAANMPMNFWDQENGIRIIAARIFVLVRDIQADNNYRNTNTYVMGDSSVTVDDNYRRVLFNSTVNLFNSGVQRW, encoded by the coding sequence ATGAATATTAAAGGTTATTCGTTACTGGAATTGATGATTGCGATGGTGGTGAGTTTGTTCTTACTAACTGGATTAATCAGTGTTTTTACAAATGTTCGAGCCACTACCGCAGAAACAACTGCGGCGGGTATGTTACAAGAAAACGGCCGCTTTGCTGTATCGGTACTGAGTAATGAATTATTGCGTGCTGGTTTTTTAGGTGAAAGTACAACGATACAACAAACACAGCAGTTTACCCAAATCCCTGTGGCAATAAATGCCAACAAGGATTGTATCGGTGATGGCGTCAATAATGCCTCGTTTCCTAATACCGATGGCCAATTTCGCATGCTTTGGGGAGCGACAGCAACAACCATCTCGCCAATAAACTGTATCAGCGATGCAAAAATTGGTAGTGATATTTTGCAAATAAAACGGGTGTTAGCTCAGCCCATTGACGAAGCCGATATTCAGGCAACGGAATATTACATTAAGGCCAACTTGGGGACAGGGGCTATGTTTAAAGGCTCGTCCCCGGTGCCAAATCTTGATGATGCCACAATTTGGCAATATCAACATCATGTCTATTACATCAAAGACGAAACACTTTCAGGTCAAGTTATTCCGGTGCTGATGCATGGACGACTGGATAATGATGAAATGGTGTTTGAGCCGATGATCGATGGCATCGAAAATATTCACTTTATGTATGGCGTTGATACCGATGGTGATGATGTGGTGAATGTGTTTTTATCTGCAGCGAACATGCCAATGAACTTTTGGGATCAAGAAAACGGGATACGCATTATTGCTGCGCGAATTTTTGTGTTGGTGCGCGATATACAAGCCGATAACAATTACCGCAACACCAACACCTATGTAATGGGCGATAGCAGCGTCACTGTTGATGATAATTATCGACGGGTTTTATTTAATTCAACCGTAAATTTATTTAATTCGGGGGTACAACGATGGTAA
- a CDS encoding GspH/FimT family protein codes for MKVLTRGLGFSFLEVLITILILSILASIALPNMNDFIEKMAVENEASQVHRILLAARNSAINKEQTVIVCPLDDDGSCTSNWTNAISAFTDNNNDNSYQAANDELIKVKSATSGRQQIAFNTDKVMFDATGKRIDSQSRTFSICSAIKSQFNKGVTVSQLGRVYQSQDIDADGKDEDRLGNEISCS; via the coding sequence ATGAAGGTGTTAACACGAGGTTTAGGTTTTAGCTTCTTAGAAGTGCTCATCACCATTTTAATTCTCTCAATACTTGCCAGTATCGCACTGCCAAACATGAATGATTTTATCGAAAAAATGGCGGTGGAAAACGAAGCGTCGCAAGTTCATCGAATCTTACTGGCTGCCCGCAATAGCGCAATTAACAAAGAACAAACGGTTATTGTCTGCCCTCTTGATGATGATGGCAGCTGCACAAGCAACTGGACCAATGCCATCTCCGCATTTACCGATAATAATAATGATAACAGCTATCAGGCAGCAAATGATGAGCTGATCAAAGTAAAATCAGCAACCTCAGGTCGTCAACAAATCGCCTTTAACACCGACAAAGTGATGTTTGATGCAACCGGTAAGCGTATTGATAGCCAGTCGCGCACCTTCTCCATTTGCTCCGCCATTAAAAGCCAGTTTAATAAAGGTGTTACCGTATCTCAATTAGGTCGCGTATATCAATCGCAAGACATTGATGCTGATGGCAAAGATGAAGATAGATTGGGGAATGAGATCAGCTGCTCTTAA
- the ispH gene encoding 4-hydroxy-3-methylbut-2-enyl diphosphate reductase translates to MDVILANPRGFCAGVDRAISIVDRALDIFGAPIYVRHEVVHNKFVVNGLRDRGAIFVDELDEVPDGNTVIFSAHGVSKAVRKQASDRGLKVFDATCPLVTKVHMEVTRASRKNHECILIGHEGHPEVEGTMGQYESQTGGIYLVESVADVASLQVKNPDVLFYCSQTTLSVDDTAEVVDALRAKFPNIEGPRKDDICYATQNRQDAVRSIAEKVELLLVVGAKNSSNSNRLRELAEKMGTTAYLIDGAADIEKNWLADINSVGVTAGASAPEVLVKQVVDTLKGMGGKVVIENPGREETTVFAVPAELR, encoded by the coding sequence ATGGACGTTATTTTAGCTAATCCTCGCGGTTTTTGTGCCGGCGTTGATCGAGCGATAAGTATTGTAGATAGAGCGTTAGATATCTTTGGCGCGCCTATTTATGTGCGTCATGAAGTGGTGCACAACAAGTTTGTGGTAAATGGTTTGCGTGATCGTGGTGCCATTTTTGTTGACGAGTTAGATGAAGTGCCAGATGGCAATACGGTGATCTTCTCTGCCCATGGCGTATCAAAAGCGGTACGTAAGCAAGCTAGCGATCGTGGTTTAAAAGTATTTGACGCAACCTGCCCATTAGTCACTAAAGTGCATATGGAAGTGACTCGCGCGTCTCGTAAAAACCACGAGTGTATTTTGATCGGTCACGAAGGACATCCGGAAGTGGAAGGTACTATGGGCCAATACGAATCACAAACGGGTGGTATTTATTTGGTCGAGTCGGTAGCGGACGTTGCAAGCCTGCAGGTGAAAAATCCTGATGTCCTGTTTTATTGTTCGCAAACAACGCTTTCGGTTGATGATACCGCGGAAGTGGTTGATGCCTTGCGTGCTAAGTTCCCGAACATCGAAGGGCCGCGTAAAGACGATATTTGCTATGCGACACAAAATCGCCAAGATGCGGTGCGTTCTATCGCTGAAAAAGTCGAGTTACTGCTGGTTGTTGGTGCTAAGAATAGCTCCAATTCAAATCGTCTGCGCGAGCTGGCCGAAAAAATGGGCACAACCGCTTATTTAATTGATGGTGCTGCTGATATTGAGAAAAACTGGTTAGCTGATATCAATTCTGTTGGTGTAACCGCGGGCGCGTCGGCACCTGAAGTGTTAGTTAAACAAGTTGTTGATACATTAAAGGGGATGGGCGGTAAAGTGGTTATTGAAAACCCTGGCCGTGAAGAAACCACGGTATTTGCCGTACCTGCTGAATTACGTTAG
- the fkpB gene encoding FKBP-type peptidyl-prolyl cis-trans isomerase, protein MTDKVVQSDSNLLMHITMTLADGSAVDSTKVNNKPARVNLGDSSISPAFEAQLLGLTIGASKEFTLVAKDAFGEPNPENIHYVDRQKFAADGVPEVGTIMTFTAPGGEVPGIIREVNDLAITVDFNHPLAGQDVTFNVELVDIL, encoded by the coding sequence ATGACCGATAAAGTAGTACAGTCAGATTCTAACCTGTTAATGCACATCACCATGACGTTAGCAGATGGCTCTGCTGTTGATAGTACTAAGGTGAATAACAAGCCGGCACGCGTTAACTTAGGTGACAGCAGTATATCGCCAGCATTTGAGGCGCAGTTGTTGGGGTTAACCATTGGCGCGAGCAAAGAGTTTACGCTTGTCGCCAAAGATGCCTTTGGTGAACCAAACCCAGAAAATATACATTACGTTGATCGCCAAAAATTTGCCGCTGATGGCGTTCCAGAAGTTGGTACCATCATGACCTTTACCGCCCCCGGTGGTGAAGTGCCTGGTATTATTCGAGAAGTGAATGACTTGGCGATAACGGTTGACTTTAACCACCCGCTAGCAGGTCAAGACGTTACCTTTAACGTTGAGCTTGTTGATATTTTATAG
- a CDS encoding TapY2 family type IVa secretion system protein, translating to MLLRNMMLLAFIVCSGSANAENRSSQHDPQAKFRQPKIEAKCFVEVEGGEQQLYYTRLPVSAYKSLERNLVGMMIPTNVANNQIMVTKVFECKKEGQRFKSGEARQIESSLAR from the coding sequence ATGCTTTTACGTAACATGATGCTGTTGGCTTTTATTGTTTGCAGTGGCTCTGCGAATGCCGAAAATCGTTCGTCACAACATGATCCGCAGGCAAAGTTTCGTCAGCCAAAAATAGAAGCGAAATGCTTTGTCGAGGTTGAAGGTGGTGAGCAACAGTTATATTACACAAGACTCCCCGTTTCAGCCTATAAATCGCTAGAAAGAAACTTAGTGGGCATGATGATCCCAACCAACGTTGCCAATAACCAGATTATGGTCACTAAAGTCTTTGAATGTAAAAAGGAAGGTCAACGGTTTAAAAGTGGAGAAGCTCGTCAAATAGAAAGCAGCCTGGCTCGTTAG
- a CDS encoding GspH/FimT family pseudopilin: MSANGFCQGQSSALFRFSSQPRPSINRLRHQGGVTFIECLVTLAILLIVIRIVMPNFADMQRRLTIEHEQLKWQRHLALARRQAIRYQTAVVICPKKQQLICVDDWQHGAMSFVDNNGNRQFDDDDRLLAILADVPENIELRWTSLQRNALIVFNSYGLARGYNGTMTLCHRQVASQGRAVIVSSSGRLKASRDYNGDGVHEKRRNVPVRC, encoded by the coding sequence ATGTCAGCAAATGGATTTTGCCAAGGCCAATCAAGCGCCTTATTTAGATTTTCCTCCCAACCGAGACCATCAATCAATCGTTTGCGTCATCAAGGCGGCGTGACGTTTATTGAATGCTTAGTGACCCTAGCTATCTTGTTGATTGTGATCCGTATTGTTATGCCAAATTTCGCAGATATGCAGCGCCGGCTGACAATCGAACATGAGCAGCTAAAATGGCAACGTCATCTGGCATTGGCCCGACGCCAAGCGATTCGCTATCAAACTGCTGTAGTCATTTGCCCTAAAAAACAGCAACTGATATGCGTTGATGACTGGCAACATGGGGCGATGAGTTTTGTTGATAATAATGGTAATCGACAATTTGATGATGATGACCGTTTATTAGCAATACTGGCGGATGTACCTGAAAATATCGAACTGCGCTGGACGTCATTGCAACGTAACGCATTGATTGTCTTTAATAGCTACGGTTTAGCTCGTGGCTATAACGGTACCATGACGTTATGTCATCGGCAGGTTGCATCGCAAGGGCGAGCTGTCATTGTTAGCAGCAGCGGGCGGTTAAAAGCCTCCCGAGACTACAATGGTGATGGCGTGCACGAAAAGCGCCGTAATGTGCCGGTACGGTGTTAG
- the pilV gene encoding type IV pilus modification protein PilV encodes MRSFPLKDDVGDKSRHCGQDIINELSRHPPSLQSKASGFSLIEVLIALLILALGVLANAKLQLMSLHSIRFATQQGQAANLAEYIRHKISANPQAQAHYQLQTTIPMTSPVNCLEQFCQPKQLAKYDLAVWQQHVERRLQGGKGLIKINGNKANITLGWPNASNQHSNSCPPQLRHYVCVTFTYSIHFEAFNE; translated from the coding sequence ATGCGCTCTTTTCCGTTAAAAGACGACGTCGGTGACAAATCACGCCATTGTGGCCAAGATATCATAAACGAATTGAGTCGACATCCCCCAAGCTTGCAGTCAAAAGCGTCTGGTTTTAGTCTTATTGAGGTGTTAATTGCCCTGCTGATTTTAGCTCTTGGTGTATTAGCTAACGCCAAGTTGCAACTGATGTCGCTGCACAGTATTCGCTTTGCCACACAGCAAGGGCAAGCGGCGAATTTAGCGGAATATATTCGCCATAAAATTAGCGCAAATCCGCAGGCCCAAGCGCATTACCAATTGCAGACAACGATCCCCATGACTTCTCCGGTTAATTGCCTAGAGCAGTTTTGTCAGCCTAAGCAGCTTGCTAAGTATGATCTGGCTGTATGGCAACAACATGTTGAGCGCCGGCTACAAGGTGGTAAAGGACTCATCAAAATCAATGGCAATAAAGCGAATATTACTCTCGGTTGGCCAAACGCCAGTAACCAGCACAGCAACAGTTGCCCGCCTCAGTTACGACATTATGTCTGTGTAACATTTACATATTCGATACATTTTGAGGCGTTCAATGAATAA
- a CDS encoding type IV pilin protein, whose amino-acid sequence MHANRRASGFTLIEVLIVVAIIGILAAIATPSYTEYVTRTNRSEAMTELVRLASLQEQYYSDMRTYAADLTKLGASANPMITNSGLYSIAATASAASFTLKATALGTQASKDSVCKELMINDVGVRTATSTNCWER is encoded by the coding sequence ATGCATGCTAACCGAAGAGCTTCAGGGTTTACCTTGATTGAGGTGCTTATTGTCGTTGCCATTATCGGCATTTTAGCGGCTATTGCGACGCCAAGTTATACCGAGTACGTTACCCGTACTAATCGCTCTGAAGCAATGACTGAGCTCGTGCGCTTGGCCAGTTTACAAGAACAGTATTACAGTGATATGCGCACCTATGCAGCGGATTTAACTAAGCTTGGTGCATCAGCAAATCCAATGATCACGAATTCTGGATTATACAGTATTGCTGCAACGGCCAGCGCTGCAAGCTTTACCTTAAAAGCAACCGCGTTAGGAACTCAGGCAAGCAAAGACAGTGTTTGTAAAGAATTGATGATAAATGATGTTGGCGTAAGAACGGCTACGTCGACTAACTGCTGGGAGAGATAA
- a CDS encoding pilus assembly protein: MNILKHYSLLWLLILLTIPTASAEDIELYLGDRDNKNSKRPQVLIIFDTSGSMTTTEQVVPEAYDPNVAYQPIANEPLDGQEYIYYSNRGVPSINTSRRFLKTNNSCEVSKQALGNVGFYNGVVKYYRKPRFSYTYGLLPGEWRDLSNTNNGTSRDIIDCKDDLEKAININASHIGNGFPSSLPSLLNDHQNKPYPYEDLAIDQVTQANFSQGSGVTLYSRNYLRWYYQVGAVQKTRIAIAQETVNNLVQAAPGIDFGLMVFSGQEGGRVVFDISDLSGGKETDYVNMVNSLTANGVTPLCETLHEAMRYYGGMTPIYGHRSGTPQSILRIEERDANGNIISTELVDRYTTPYKNCSNTIYTIMITDGRPYNDTSSNAALAALDGLDSSKTMWIDTGNQHTSYLPALADYMYNNDINPDLPGRQQSILYTIGFGDDAVNNAGRLLTAAATNGGGKYFPARDATSLLSSLQSALLEVLAIDTSFSSPAVSANNFDRTETLDSIYYAMFLPNITPRWRGNLKKLKLNEGTIVDRNGIDAIDSNGEINAGAYTFWGTSDVADGEKVGAGGVVEMFQTITSRKVYTDTAENGGLELLTADNLNQALNDGGLQEALNDAGFEVALYDSGGYELESTSSVDDSNSESAQQEVTANLMRWAIGIDIRDVDDDGDTTDIREDVFGDPLHSKPLVINYGGTEDNQDIRILLGTNAGAFHMFQDNGDSVAETWAFMPKEFFPNYQTLLDNTLNDDKVYGVDGSATVYRYDENGDGTISGNDKVWVFFGLRRGGTAYYALDVSNPDIPQLMWRIDDNSPGMGELAQSWAKAKVAYSLLNIDDNGVAKPVLFISGGYDTNKDLSGVGSADSRGRAVFMLDAKTGNLLWSASPESNDVGKWTELWGISDSIAADTAIMDSDSDGYVDRLYAADTGGNIWRIDMPGANPSDDKAPWTAFKFASLGGTTEATDRRFFYEPSIARGVFTYTKTTKYNNEDIITRQERPYDVLLIGSGDRTRPRTSVTENRLYMLKDDNILTKSMPNNEIPFAITESNLMDYTVSPYDSATTSDAIDSVDLDVSSKSGWYIDLTGSAEKSLSMAVAVSGIGYFTSFTPPSVDETVANQCALEMGEGKLYAIDLNTGQGVYDWRSLSLGERIPDAPTVVIPPIGSVTNKAPKIRFVGVGKGDGEGTLTLCNAEDCDQTEGVSLKTMRTYLYVEE; this comes from the coding sequence ATGAATATTCTTAAACATTACAGTCTATTATGGTTGTTAATATTGCTTACCATCCCTACGGCCAGTGCTGAAGACATTGAGCTGTATCTTGGTGACCGAGACAATAAAAACAGCAAACGTCCGCAAGTATTAATTATTTTTGATACATCAGGCAGTATGACAACAACCGAGCAAGTGGTACCAGAAGCGTATGACCCAAATGTCGCTTATCAGCCTATCGCCAACGAGCCATTAGATGGACAAGAATACATTTATTATTCTAACCGTGGTGTCCCTAGCATTAATACCTCTCGGCGATTTTTGAAAACAAATAACAGCTGTGAAGTAAGCAAACAAGCGCTTGGTAATGTCGGTTTTTACAATGGTGTTGTTAAATATTATCGAAAGCCGAGGTTTTCATATACATATGGCTTACTACCTGGTGAGTGGCGCGATTTAAGCAACACCAATAATGGTACTAGCCGAGACATTATCGATTGTAAAGACGATCTTGAAAAGGCGATAAATATTAATGCCAGCCATATTGGTAATGGCTTTCCAAGTTCATTGCCATCGTTGCTTAATGATCACCAAAATAAACCGTACCCTTATGAAGACTTAGCTATTGATCAAGTGACGCAAGCCAATTTTAGTCAAGGCAGTGGGGTAACTCTATACTCGCGAAACTATTTGCGTTGGTATTATCAAGTCGGCGCTGTACAAAAAACGCGAATCGCTATTGCCCAAGAAACCGTCAATAACTTAGTGCAAGCGGCACCTGGTATCGATTTTGGTTTAATGGTATTTAGTGGTCAAGAAGGTGGCCGTGTCGTATTTGATATAAGTGACTTGTCTGGCGGTAAAGAAACCGACTATGTCAACATGGTCAATAGCCTTACTGCTAACGGCGTTACGCCCCTTTGCGAAACATTGCATGAAGCGATGCGATACTACGGTGGTATGACACCCATTTACGGGCACAGAAGCGGTACACCGCAAAGTATATTGCGAATAGAGGAGCGAGACGCAAATGGCAACATAATATCAACTGAGCTCGTAGATCGTTACACCACGCCTTATAAAAACTGTTCCAATACCATCTATACCATTATGATCACGGATGGTCGGCCCTATAATGACACGAGCAGTAACGCGGCATTGGCTGCTCTTGACGGACTTGATAGTTCTAAGACGATGTGGATTGACACGGGAAATCAGCATACCAGCTATTTGCCTGCCTTAGCAGATTATATGTATAACAACGACATTAACCCCGACTTACCAGGCAGACAACAATCTATCCTCTATACCATAGGCTTTGGTGATGATGCGGTGAACAATGCAGGTCGATTATTAACCGCTGCAGCGACTAATGGTGGTGGTAAGTACTTCCCCGCACGGGACGCAACCTCGTTATTATCATCCTTACAATCGGCGTTGCTTGAAGTACTAGCGATAGATACCAGCTTTTCATCGCCAGCGGTATCAGCCAACAACTTCGACCGCACCGAAACACTCGACAGCATATATTACGCGATGTTTTTGCCTAATATCACACCGCGTTGGCGTGGTAACTTGAAAAAGTTAAAATTAAATGAGGGCACTATTGTTGACCGCAACGGCATAGATGCCATCGACTCAAATGGCGAAATTAACGCCGGGGCGTATACGTTTTGGGGGACCAGTGATGTTGCTGATGGCGAAAAGGTCGGCGCAGGCGGTGTTGTGGAAATGTTCCAAACCATAACATCGCGTAAAGTATACACCGACACTGCTGAAAACGGCGGATTGGAGTTATTAACTGCTGATAACCTCAATCAAGCTTTAAACGATGGTGGCCTACAAGAAGCTTTAAACGATGCTGGGTTCGAAGTTGCTTTATATGATTCAGGCGGTTATGAGCTAGAAAGTACGTCAAGTGTTGATGATTCAAATTCAGAAAGTGCTCAGCAAGAGGTAACCGCGAATCTTATGCGCTGGGCGATAGGTATCGATATTAGAGATGTTGATGATGATGGCGATACCACTGATATCCGTGAAGATGTTTTTGGTGATCCTCTTCATTCCAAACCGTTAGTGATTAATTATGGTGGAACCGAGGATAATCAAGATATTCGTATTCTATTGGGCACTAATGCCGGCGCGTTTCATATGTTTCAGGATAACGGTGATTCGGTTGCTGAAACTTGGGCGTTTATGCCGAAAGAGTTTTTTCCAAACTATCAAACATTATTGGATAACACCTTAAATGACGATAAAGTTTATGGTGTCGATGGCTCTGCAACGGTGTATCGATATGACGAAAATGGTGATGGTACCATCAGTGGCAACGATAAAGTGTGGGTGTTCTTCGGCTTACGTCGCGGTGGCACAGCGTATTACGCTTTAGATGTATCCAATCCTGATATCCCCCAGTTAATGTGGCGTATTGATGATAATAGTCCTGGAATGGGCGAATTAGCTCAGTCGTGGGCAAAAGCGAAAGTTGCATATAGTCTGCTCAATATTGATGACAATGGTGTTGCAAAGCCGGTGCTATTTATTAGCGGTGGTTATGATACCAATAAAGATCTCAGTGGTGTTGGTAGCGCCGATAGTCGTGGACGTGCTGTGTTTATGCTCGATGCTAAAACAGGCAACTTGTTGTGGTCAGCAAGCCCTGAGTCTAACGACGTTGGAAAATGGACCGAGTTGTGGGGTATTAGCGATTCGATTGCCGCGGATACTGCCATTATGGACAGCGATTCTGATGGCTATGTGGATCGCTTATATGCAGCCGATACTGGCGGTAATATATGGCGGATCGACATGCCAGGTGCTAACCCTAGTGATGACAAAGCGCCATGGACCGCATTTAAATTTGCCAGCTTAGGCGGCACAACCGAAGCAACCGATAGACGTTTTTTTTATGAGCCATCGATAGCGCGAGGCGTATTCACTTACACGAAAACAACCAAGTACAATAATGAGGACATCATAACACGACAAGAGCGCCCCTATGATGTCTTACTTATCGGCAGTGGTGATCGTACCAGACCGCGTACAAGCGTCACTGAAAACCGCCTTTATATGTTAAAAGACGATAATATCCTCACCAAATCGATGCCAAATAACGAGATCCCATTTGCCATTACCGAATCCAATTTAATGGATTATACCGTAAGCCCTTACGACAGTGCGACAACCAGTGATGCGATAGACAGTGTCGATCTTGATGTCAGCAGTAAATCTGGGTGGTATATCGATTTAACTGGCTCCGCTGAGAAAAGTTTATCTATGGCGGTCGCTGTATCCGGAATTGGCTATTTTACCTCATTTACGCCGCCTAGTGTTGATGAAACCGTTGCCAATCAATGTGCTTTGGAAATGGGCGAAGGGAAGTTGTACGCGATTGATTTAAATACCGGCCAAGGAGTTTATGATTGGCGCAGTCTGTCGCTTGGCGAACGTATCCCTGATGCACCAACTGTGGTGATCCCACCGATAGGCTCCGTGACCAATAAAGCCCCTAAAATTCGTTTCGTTGGTGTGGGGAAGGGCGATGGTGAAGGCACTCTGACATTATGTAATGCCGAAGATTGTGATCAAACCGAAGGTGTCTCGCTGAAAACCATGCGCACCTATTTGTATGTTGAGGAGTAG
- the pilV gene encoding type IV pilus modification protein PilV, whose translation MRLVSARKQLGMTLIEALVAFFILAAGILGAISMEASVKKGSFDAMQRSLASSLAQDIIERMRANDGTGSFLTAYNGTFGSGALTQPANLCNNAASLCTAAQIATADLYQWEQALLGKTSVTSDGSNIGGLVNPTGCINYNAAQVTVVISWQSRTATVDGASDVTCGTASANRRQISVTMHIY comes from the coding sequence ATGAGACTTGTCAGTGCACGTAAGCAACTCGGAATGACGCTGATAGAAGCGCTTGTGGCATTTTTTATTCTTGCTGCAGGTATTCTTGGTGCCATATCCATGGAAGCGTCCGTCAAAAAAGGCAGCTTTGACGCGATGCAGCGTTCGCTCGCCTCCTCGTTAGCACAAGATATCATTGAGCGTATGCGCGCCAACGATGGTACCGGCTCATTTCTTACTGCCTATAATGGCACGTTTGGCTCAGGCGCTCTCACCCAACCAGCTAACCTCTGCAATAATGCTGCTTCACTTTGTACTGCAGCGCAAATTGCGACCGCCGATTTATATCAATGGGAACAAGCCCTACTTGGTAAAACCAGTGTCACTTCCGATGGCAGTAACATTGGTGGCTTGGTTAATCCTACCGGTTGCATAAATTACAATGCTGCCCAAGTAACTGTGGTGATCAGTTGGCAAAGTCGTACAGCAACCGTTGACGGTGCCAGTGACGTTACCTGTGGCACAGCGAGCGCTAATCGCCGACAAATTAGCGTAACCATGCATATTTATTAG